TCAAGGGCATCTGGGCTTCTGGAGCCACTACACTAATACTGAAGAAAATGGCTGGCTCACCATCATATATGTACAACCTAAGCAACTGAACTATAAAGCAGACTGCAAGTTCCAGCTCACCTCAAAATCAGCAAGAATCTCTCATCAATCATCATGCCTAGTCGCTTTGCATCGCTCATGATGCACAGCATGGTTTTCAGACTCCTCTTTGGATTtgtcctccctctcttcctaCAATCCTCATCGGTGCTATCCAATCCATTAGTATTAGGACTCCAATCCACATCATCAGGGCTGCCCAATCCATCAGGGCTGAGGGTTGGCTTTTACCGGTACACATGTCCAAATGCGGAGGCCATTGTTCGTGATGAAATGACCAAGATCATCTCTCAAGTCCCAAGCCTCGCTGGCCCGCTGCTTCGGATGCATTTTCACGACTGCTTTGTGAATGTAAGTGAGATCATTTTAGTATGTTCTGGTCCTTCTGGACTCTTTCAGCTGTGTTCAAAAGGTATGTGACTGAACGATTGAATGTGCTATGCTGCAGGGTTGTGATGGTTCTATTCTTCTGAATAGCCTAGGGGGATTACCATCCGAGAAGGAGGCGATACCGAACCTCAGCCTGCGAGGCTTTGGCACGATCGACCGTGTCAAGGCGAAGCTGGAGCAGGCCTGCCCTGGAGTGGTGTCCTGTGCTGATATCCTGGCTTTGGTAGCAAGGGATGTTGTTGTACTGGTAAGAGCTTATACGCTGTTTGTTGATCTTTGTTCGTTAGTTCATTTCTTTAAGAGGAATTTGGTCCATTAATTCTTCAATTAGGAGAAAATTAACCTATTTTTGCTTAAGTGACTCCCCTATTTGGCTGTATCATGCTGATAATGGCTTTTGCTAATTGAGATAGATCATCTATTCATCTTCATATAATTAGTGGTCAGTACTCAGGAGTCTTCCTTACTTCTGATAACGACTGAACTTAATCCAAGGTTCTTGTTCACCTTCTTCCTGTGCAACAGACGAAAGGGCCTCACTGGGATGTTCCAACTGGGCGGAGAGATGGGAGGAGATCGGTGAAGCAAGATGCCTTGGACAACCTCCCTCCGCCCTTCTTTGATGCAGGTCGGAACCTGTACCAGTTCTTCATCCCCAAGGGCCTTGACGCAAAGGATCAGGTGGTTCTGCTAGGTAATAAACTACTCGTCATCTGATCCTCAATTCGATGCGATGATCTTAGAACCTAGATGATTGGCACTGGTGCGTCTCTCCTGGTTTTTATTTAAACCCCGTGCTGATCCCAACAAATCCATGGTAGTAGCGTTCTCCAATAAAGGTGATACTTTGTAGAGCAACTGTGAAGCAACTtgttcatgaaaaaaaaaggcaaagtCAACAGAATCGGGAAACACGAGACCATGTAGTTAACAGCTCAAATTATATAACATCAACGTAAACTGTAGCCTCAGATCTGGTTAAATTGTAATTGCAATGTGTTTAccatgttgttcatgttatattgTGACCCAAATTCATTGCACAAAAGGAAAGGCCGACTTCCGATGTAGCGAAGCGGAGGCCCGTCGCCGGGAGGCTTGGGCCGGAGCGATATACCGTTTAGGGTTTACTCCTCGACATtctattcctcttgtaagccgccgctaggcgttgtaaACATACACTCGATATAGTGAAAATTTGCTGGCTGACGCCTGTGGTTTTTCCCTTTCGCATTGGAAGGGTTTTCCACATTAAATTTTCGTGTCTCCTGTGGTTTGATCTTCTTGTTCTTCGCCGTTTATTCGCCGTCGTTTATAACAGTTCATATTCCTTCTCATGATCATACATGCATGGTTACTGACTGAGACGCCTGTGTCTTGTTGATCCGAAACAGGGGGACACACACTGGGGACCTCCCACTGCTCGTCATTCGCCGACCGGCTGCACAACTTCAACGGCACGATGATGCCAGACCCGTCCCTGGACAGGCGCTACGTCCCGCGGCTGAAGAGCAAGTGCAGCAACCCCGGGGACACGACGACGCTGGTGGAGATGGACCCGGGCAGCTTCCGGACCTTCGACGCGAGCTACTACAAGCACGTCGCCAAGGGCAGGTCCCTCTTCACCTCCGACCAGACGCTCATGAACGACCCCTCCGCCAGGGCCTACGTCCAGCGGCAGGCCGCCgtggccgacgccggcgcctACCCGGCCGAGTTCTTCGCCGACTTCGCGGCGTCCATGGTGAAGATGGGTGGCATGCAGGTGCTCACCGGCGCGCAGGGGGAGGTCCGGAGGCACTGCGCGTttgtgaactagaagatgcgtgtATAGGTATACGTATAGCCTCGGTGATTCATGTGTTGGGTTGTGAGGAGGATTGTTTGATTAGTGGTTAATTTTCTTGCATGTGTGTAGAAAGATCATTACCGTGTTCAATTTACAGGGTGTGAGCGCATCATGTGTTCAGTCCATTTGTAATGTTTTCATGACATCAAATAAGCAGCTTCTGGTTAGTTCAGTGACGAAataatgatgttttggtgcctcTGTTTTTTTACTGCTCTTATTTAAGAAGTTGGGTGTTTTGAAAGAAGAACATCTGTAAAAACAGAGTTTAGTGTCATGTTGCTGAGCCTCCGTTGTTGCAAGCTCgcagagttttttttaaaaaaaaaattacgaaCGCACAATCACAGAGTGATGATCGGCCGAATGATGAATAGGAAACTTGAGAGATGAAACATGCTTTGTGGCCACTTGGCGAATAAAGTGCACATTGTGCAGTATAGATATACAGTATTCATGAAGTGACCCTATCTAACGGGTGAAGCATAAAAGGTCGTTAAGCTACCTCCACATGGTCATGGACCATCTCCATCTCCTCCGGTCAACTTGTCAATCTTACCTCGCACTCCTCCCAGCTGCACTTTCCAGCCTATGATCATTCCCTATCAAATCTAGTACTCTGCTCAGCTAATTCATCAGCAGTTCATCATGGATTATCGTACATTGGTACCTTGTCGGTACCTTGGTTTGCCGCTGTGTTTGGGGCGCACAACAAGGGCCGATGAACAAGTTCTTATTGATAAGATTGGTGCTCAACTTCCGGGCTGGAAAGGTCGTTTACTCACCAAAGCGGGAAGATTAACCTTAGCGATCGACCTTGGTCAGGTTTCCAAGTCAAGGTCACACAGGCTGAACTTGATCTCTTCAGAACTTGTACCTCCATAACAGTGGGTAATGGTGAAAGAACATGTTTTTGAAAGGACAGATGGCTTTCTAGTCAGGCTCCTATGGATATTGCCCCTTTGTGCTACAGGCTAGCATGGTGTAAGAACAAGACAGTCGCCCAAAGCATGCAACAGAACAGCTGTGTCGCGGCTCTAGAAGGAgagccacagccgggtggcgtagtgcacccgcctaatcccggagggtggttactcggggaaACGCAAGCGATTAGtcagatctactcatgaagcCAGAACATCAGAACACTCagaagatttagagtggttcgggccgccggagcgtaataccctacgtccactgagagttgtattgttcttgtgtctgtggatgagtctatcctctaccTCTAAGTCCCTTTTCCAGacttgagtccttctctaacgggcgtctcccttttatagtgcaAGGGAGACGCGTACataggcgttggaccccgacaggtgggcccaacgaggatgtatagtataccacGAAAAAGacattaatggtgctacagtggttgcGAATCTCTcctcggatacgcttcatcgcactgtagactctctgaccgagggggggtcttcacttgtcccatcggcgaggcgcccgttgaggcagtgtaggttgcggcgtagactgttagGTCTACCGCGTACGCGTCATGATGGGCAAagccgagctgtcgtgtctaactggcgtagcagactgacgcgcgtggcgtgggcggcgccagcggctgcactgtgcgccttggtaacacgcgatcaacagtacagcctggcaaaagtcgcctcgggctctgctgtggcagagcgcagttacgtctcccgcattgaatgcggtaggtgggcgagtcttccagtgaaGCCGTACGACCGCGCGAGTGTCCATACCTGTGGATACGTGGCGACTCCGgacccccccaggcggggtgtctgttccatCCCgactgaggggtccggatagtatatggggtccgggaccccgtgggaggtcccgGGCCACCGGCTGTTTTGTctgagcgctcccttctccgggacacgcggcgtcaccggacccttccctagCAAGAAATGGGTCTGGGACCGCTGACCGGGTGAGAAGGACTTCGGACCgcgggggtccggcagctcagGCCGTCAGCGCGTAGTTCAAGGATAACTGGGAGGCTctcgcctagacacagcaacacCTCTGGGACTCATGGTGACACCGAATCCGTCCCCGAACGGGAAGCgagtccgggaccgttggtccggtgagatggagtcggaccccaagggtccggctgctcagctccttaggacGTAGTTACGgttaactacgcgagtcttgacatagcaagagggggtaccttAGTTCAGAGGTACCGACAAGCTGGATGCAGGGGCTGCAACGTATCAGCACAAGTGAGGAGCTTTACCAATTTGTTGATCTCTGGGAGAAGCTTCAATCTGTCCATCTTACTTCCCAACCCGACCAGATCACGTGGTGGTTCACGGCAAATGGTGAATACTCGTGCCGCTCCACTTATCAGTTTTAGTTCCACGGCTCCCACCTGGATTTCCACTAGGACAAGATTTGGCGACTAAAGTGGAGAACAAGTGCAAATTCTTCCTATGGCTTTTCATGCAGCGAAAGCAGCTGACGGCGGACAAATCATCAAGCGGGGCGGACAAGCCAACCCGATATGCCAGTTGTGTCGAACGCGCAACGAGAATGCCTCGCACCTTGCTGCCAATTGCTCCTACTCAAAATCTGTATGGACACATATCTCGCAGGTCACAGGGCAGCAAAACCTCCTTGCACCAATCACTGACTTGAAGACCTGGTGGTCCAGCCTGATGTCCGACTCAATGGAGAGATCATCACTCACATCATTTGGAATATTTGGAAAGAACGATGCCGGCGAGTATATGACAACAAGGCGATGACAGTGATTCAGCTTACTAGTTTAATTCAACAGGACGTTGCCGCGCTTCGCTTAGCGCGATCTTTACCCCTGTAAAGAGTTTTCTCGTGTTCCTGCAGTTGTTTGGCGATCAAGTCTTTTCACCACCTTTTTCTTACTTTTCTAGCTTCGCGTTTGTGTTGTAAACACTTGTTTTTCTGTCTGCTCCTACTATAACGAAAAGGCAGAGCACCTGCCAAATGTCCTAAAAAATTATCGTACATTGACTCCTAGTCACCCTGCTAATGgtttgggttgaaatggatttTGTGGATTGGGTTTTGATATGGATTGTGTTTGGGTGGGTTTAAATGGGTTGAATTAAGTAATGAATTGGGGTGGAGTGTGTTCTATATAAATACAGGTTGAGATGGGTCGGAGTGGGTTGAAATGAATATTTTGTCCAAAATAGTATGACCCTAAAATTAAAAATTACGCATTCACaccataaattttttgaaattgactgaaatttattgaaGATGATTCAATATGACTCGCAGATACTTTTGGCAAAGCAGTGTGGTTAGATCTATACGTGGGCCCCACACAAAGAGCCGGACCCTataaataaaacctcgcgttcacactataaaattttatcataattGATTGAaacttgttggagatgactcagtatgactggcagctattctgtgcaaagcagtgtggctaaaaCTACACGTGGGCCCTGTGTGAAGAGTCGGACT
This sequence is a window from Panicum virgatum strain AP13 chromosome 7K, P.virgatum_v5, whole genome shotgun sequence. Protein-coding genes within it:
- the LOC120641864 gene encoding peroxidase 1-like: MPSRFASLMMHSMVFRLLFGFVLPLFLQSSSVLSNPLVLGLQSTSSGLPNPSGLRVGFYRYTCPNAEAIVRDEMTKIISQVPSLAGPLLRMHFHDCFVNGCDGSILLNSLGGLPSEKEAIPNLSLRGFGTIDRVKAKLEQACPGVVSCADILALVARDVVVLTKGPHWDVPTGRRDGRRSVKQDALDNLPPPFFDAGRNLYQFFIPKGLDAKDQVVLLGGHTLGTSHCSSFADRLHNFNGTMMPDPSLDRRYVPRLKSKCSNPGDTTTLVEMDPGSFRTFDASYYKHVAKGRSLFTSDQTLMNDPSARAYVQRQAAVADAGAYPAEFFADFAASMVKMGGMQVLTGAQGEVRRHCAFVN